A window of Castanea sativa cultivar Marrone di Chiusa Pesio chromosome 8, ASM4071231v1 genomic DNA:
AAACAATGTAGGATTCGTTCCAAACCTCATCATAAATGCAAAAAACTTGCCATGTATAGTTTTATGGAAATCGCTATGTGTGCGCAAGATCGGGCCTGCATATGCATGCCAAAAGCTGCGTGTGCAGGCTAATTTATGCTTGCGCATAGCAAGGGTTTACTTTGatcttgtttttcaaaaattgatttattttctcattaaaagtaatagttttcattttaacatttctcaagTTAATTTAACTTCTGATTGGGTCCTAAACCAATCTTGGGTTTTACAATTCAGCATCACTGGTGAACAGGGGCCCGAgttgtaaggggtacaaaatgcggtgtctacagATGTCCCTCTTTTGATTTGTGCACATTGAAAATggaatcaaaagaataagagaaaaaacattttgtttcGATGTACAGCTCGGGCCTAACCCACGCACATGACACACATTACGCATACATGAGGCGAGGTTCAACTCTGAAAAGTTGCGTGGGATTTCGTATGTCGGAACTCCCACTTTTTTTGCTTAGGAAACGAGCAACGACAAGTTCACTATCCTAGAAATTGTTTTGCCAGTTGCAAGCAAAAGGCTAGTGACTCACTATTCTAAagtcacaaaaaagaaaaacaatggtGCTCTTACGAGCTTAAACAATCAAACAAGGGTGCTTTTATGAGctcaaacaatcaaacaaaggTGCTCTTACAAGCTTAAAAGGATATATATTTGTGGTGTCCATCTGGGTCTCTTGCCTCAAAACTTCTCCAAGTGGTACTTGTCTTCCATCTCCGTCTCTACTGATTTTGGTGAGGCTCTTGCCTCGGGTTGACCTTagtctctatctctatctctacctCTTCCACCATGCTTACATGTTCAATTCCTGTAGGATATGTGCACAAAATTTGTATAGTGTGCCTACATGTTTAACTCTAGAAGGATATGTGCACAACATCTGACTTGTATAAGATTTGTGCCTGCATGTTCAATTCCAGTAGGATATGTGCACAAGATCTGCATTTTGACTTTCTAACTTGTATGGGGTTTCATTCTTGCATGTCCAATCCCTGTAGGATATGTGCACGAATTCTGTGTTACATGGGATCGGTGCCTGCATATTCAATTCCTAAAGGCTATGTGCACCACTTTGACTTGTACAAGATCTGTGCCTGTATGTTCAATTCCCGTAGGATATGAGCACAAGTTCTGCGTTCTAACTTTCTTGACTAATTTTGGATGAAAGATCCACAAGGGATGCTTGAGGACTCACTAGGGAGTATGATTTAGTTGAAAAGTTCTTTGGTGATGATTCCAACCTACCACGAAGTTTTGATGATGTATGGCCCACTAAGGTGGGGGTAGCTTACATGCGGGTTTTTGATGGTATGTTGTTCACTAGGGAACTTCCTTCCACTGGGGAAAtgattatcttcttctttctgatAAGTCACTGAGGATTGATGTTGACTCCACCCTCGAGGGGGTTTTGCCCAACTCTACTAGGGAAATTCTGTTTTTGCAATTCTCGAGGGAGCTACTTCTATGCCTTGGACTCATGGGGAGTTTGTCTATGATACTAGATTTACTTAGGATTTATTTGATGATCTTGACTCACGAAGGAGTGTCCATGATGATTTCTGGTCCACTGAGGGATACTCGATGCTTTCGATCCACTGGGGAATGATCTTGATGCTTTTGATCCACTAAGGGTGCTTCCCATGTATGTTGATCCACTGGGAATATTTTTGCCATTTTTTATGTACTTTGGAATTTTCCTTTGCACTTCTAGCCTTCTGGGAACTCTGTGTGgattttcaaaagaatttgtTTTGCTAAACCACATGTAGTTTAGCAGGGAGGCTTAAACTACGTGTAGTTTATACATTTGGTGTGTTCTtgcctcttcatttttctccaaTGGTTACCaaccgtttttttttcttttcattctttcatcTCCCTTATCTCTTCACATTCTCTAACTCTCcaacttctcttctttctttttccctacAAAAGCTTCTACCCTCTCTCTCATTCCCCTCATAATTTGAATCTCACCTTCTTCAATCTCAACTTCTCTCCTAACCTCTCTCATCTCCTTTAATGGCACCTAAGTCTAGGAAAAGTTCCTATGTCCTCACCACCGACGTTCTCTATCTCACCCGCTGGAATAAAGAGGTAAGGCTAACGATGGCCCCTCCTTTGACTTACTGATCATAACAACACATTTTGGAGGGTGCAAGGATTAAATCAGTACGTTTTTCAAACTTTCCTCAACTTTCATGTTTTCCTTTGATCTTCCGTTTTAATCCGTTTTTAGGCCTATGAATGCCTAGGTTTTGCTTTGGGATGGGTTTAGATAAAAACCTGATACTCTAAGAGGGGTAGAAACATATTTAGGTTGGGCTCTAGTTGAGAAAACTTGGAAAATATCAAAGAACAACCTTCTGTGTTTGTTCTTGTGTGTGCAAAATCGGGCCTGTGTACGTAGACCTGTTCGTATGTGGATAGCCTAAATTCATGTGTACACATACTTGTATTTACGTACGTGTATCTATTCTTTAGTTTATGTGTGTATAGGATCCTCTTTGCATACATGTATAGAATTCTACGTACGCAGGGTCTTTCTTGTGTGGGCATGGCACCAGgcagaaaccctaatttgaaCATTTTAGCTCCTTTTTCACCCGTTTTTCATTTGTTTGCAATTTTAACATCATCCTTCACCATTTTTGAACTCAAATGTATGTCTTCTATCATATTTCACCCTATTATACATCCAATATCATTTTCTCACCACTTATTTCTCCTGATCATGaattttatctctttctcttttacaGGTCTCAGCCCCATATTCCAATAGGGGAAGTACCAACTAGGTCTTGGTATGGTACTCCTCTAAACAAGGAGACTCGGGGCAATTTCTGTGGGCAATGTCTGTGTTGCGGGTTTTGAGCCCACTATCCGTTTGATGCTTGAGAGGTCTGCTAGTGTTGTCTTGATTCAAATCTTGGCTGAGAGGTGGTAGGACACTACCTACACCTTCCACATTGCTAGTCGGTAGATGACCATCACTTTTCATGACTTCCATTGCATGACTGGCTTGCATTTTGATGGAGTCTCGATTAGTCTAGAGAACGAGTTGGGTTTTTGGTTGGGTGCAGACTTGCTGGGGAGGAGGAATACTACAAAGACAATCTTCTACACTGATCTTGAGGCGGACTTTATACATCCTCCATAGGGGAAGCCTAAGGAGTGCCTTCAGATGGCTAGAGCCCTTCTGTTGTTCCTAGTAGGGGCGTACCTATTCGCCAATGGTGGGCAGACGATGTCTTTGAGGTGGTTGGCCATTTTTTAAGACTTTGAGAGGGCTCAGGCTACCAGCTGGGGGTAAATATGCTTGGCTTACCTTTACTCCTCTTTGGAGACTCTCAGTCGTGGGACATTATGCTAGTTGGTGGAGCCTTGGAAGCTCCTTGAGGTtagtttcactctcttttctcttgTAGTTCATGCATTCTAATTCTTGCAGTCATACATCCATATGCCATATAGGTTAAGACCTGGTACTATATTCTTGCTACCTGCATTCATAACCATATCCTACAAACTATCATCCTAGAAACTGCCAATCTATCTTTTACAAACTGCATCATATTTAAACCATGGAAACTATACCATAGGCTTTTGCAAACTATCATCTTGCAAACTGCCATTTTTTAATCTTGTacacaaccattttttttagcGCTAGGTCATGGAGTACGGTCTCATTGCTAGAGGAGCTGAGTTGGAATTGAGGAGGATCACTCCGCTTTGGGCTCACCTAGATAGGCTCTCTCCTAAGGATGTAAGCTAGAAGCATATTGCTTTCAATATTTGTATGCTTCTTTAAGGTTCTCTTTCTAACTTCATGTGTTGTCACATATCATGTGGAGTCCTTAGGCTAGAGTTACCTCTGTAGCGGATGCAGGCTCAGAGTTCTGCTGCCATACTTGTTTCTAGTCTTTCTCAGCCCCTTGAGGGTAGTGGATTGAGCATGATCTACTTGGTAGAGAGGGTATGTTGCCAGCTGAAGGGGGAGGACATGCCTCGGGTTCCTGTGGATCCCTTAGTGTTCATGCTTACTACTCATTCCATGATGGATGTGGAGTACAGCTAATGGGAGCCAGGCATTCCTTTTACTAATCGGGTCATAGATGAGTTGGATTATGAGGAGTTTAGTGGGACTCGTCTTATGCCTTCCCTCACTGTTCTAGTATGTGTTCTTGCTCCtattattttcctttaatcAGTCATCATCTGTATTCTTGTACATTAGTAACACTCAAATGAAATAGTTGTGTTAGGAGGGCCCTGCTGCCAGTGCCATTATTGATCCTCCTCGCTTGCCTTGGTTGGTCTATGCCTACAGCCCTAACGACTTTGCTCGGGAGCGTCTTGTTGGGCGCAACACAAATGTCGTGGGCTACCCTTTTCCTGAGGGCACACGACTGATGAGTTCTCTTTCATCCttattcctttctctttttccacTTTTGCATCCCAACACTTGTTCTAACAACCTTTCCTTCAAAATTCAGCCCATTGTCTAGGAGCATGAGGAGCTTGTTTTGCTTGCGAGAAACCCCAAGCTTGAGTTGATTGAGTACTCTTGGCAGCTATATGGGGGCGAGGATGACGGGGATGATGACGATGACGATCATGATCATGATGGCGGTGATGGTGCAGGAGGTTCAGAGTCGACTTCGAGCCATTAGCTGAGGAAGAGGCACTTTCGATGTTCCTACAGATAGACAAACACAGACACCACAGTATAGCATAGCATACTTTCTCTTTTATTGcttttattacttttcttttagCACACATGCTTGCACTTTTAGACTTTGTGTGAGACATTAGGTTGAATTTTAATAACACCTTTTACATTTACGCTTTTATTTGGGATATGTACTTAAATTACAAACTTGTGGAAACTTTGTGCCATTCTGTTGTTCTTGTAAATTCTATGCTTGAATTATGCCTTGAGTAGTCTTTTTTTAGTTTCTCCCTTGTAACTTCCCACATCACCAAGTCAAAatgaatgcttttttttttttttttttctctcaaaccctaatttttgcctaggtCCTTGACCTAGCAAGATTCCTCTAATTTTTGCATGGATTGCCTTTCGGTTTTCAACTCATCGAGGCTCCTTGTATCGTCtatgaaatcatttttattttttatttttttattcttcttccttttacttcttttcctttctctcacatcttctctccttttcttttccccttttcCAAACATGGTCCTATGGGAAGCTCCAATTGCTTCACCCAACTTTAGGATGTAATGATTTAGGGCTGTCATGAAGTAGGTTCACATAGCTGAGAAAGCTTACAAAAAgtccaataaaaaaagaaagaaagactgACTGACCACCTTGACATGCCCCAAAATTTACTTTTCTATACTCTGTGATTCTCATATCTTTTCCtatgaatttaataaaggaTTGGAATGTTCCACATTCCCTATAAAGAAATTTatcatcttttaatttgagcaatGAGAGAACCACCCATTTATTATCTTTGCTTATTgtcatcatttttcttttcttcttctttttcttctctttatccATGCCATGTAATTTTTGCCCATGCCTTTGAGCATTTTTCTCCATGCCCATGGTCTTTGCCCCTATCTTTTGCCTAGAtcgccctttcgggttttcaacctagtgAGGTCCTTTTGCCTTAACTTTTGTCTAGGCTTCCCTTTTGGCTTTTTGCCTAGTCCTCCCTTTTGCCTAGGCTgccctttttttctcttatcaAATCTGTAATTCTTGTAGCACCTACTGGCATGATCTTCTTGATAATAAAAGGACTAGACCATCTTGTCTTCATCTTTCCTCTCGGATCAAAAGTTTCATCTCTAAAAACTTTTAAACCAAGTCCCCTTCCCTATGGTTTCTAGGTATCACCTTTTTGTTAAATGCTATAGCAATCCTCTTTCGGTACCCTTATGCATGCTATTGTGCCCTAGCTCTCTTCTCATCTATCAATGCCAATTGCTTACATCTTTGTTTCACTCAATCTTCCTCGAGGACCTTGGTTTCTGCTAGTACTCTTAAAGATTGTATCTCCACCTCAATGGGAAGTACCGCTTCACTACCATAGACCAAAGAGTCGGGGGTTACCCTAGTTAATGCATGGATAGAAGTTCTATAATCCCATAAGGCAAGTGGTAGCTTCTCAGCCCAATCTTTGTATGTCACTACCATCTTAGCTAGGATGTTCTTGATGTTCTTATTAGCTACCTCCACAGTTCCATTGGTCTGTGGTCGATATGGTGAAGACTTGTGACATTCAATGTTGTAAAACTCCATGATTGTTCTAACCTCTCCCTCGAAGTGCGAACCATTGTCAAAGATGCTCTCTTGGGGTACCCCACACTAACAAATGATGTTATTCTCTATGAATCAAGCCACATGCTTGGCTTTTAACACGAAGTAAAAGGTGGCTCCCACCCCCTTGGTTAAGTAGTCAGGTGCCACTAGGATGTATTCGTTTCCACTCAAGGCCTTTAGGGTTATCCTTCCAATCACATCTACGCCCAGATTGAGAAAGGCCATGAAATGGTCATGATGTATAGCTCACTAGGCGGCACATGATTCAAATTTGCACTTGTTTGGCAATCGTGGCAATTCTTTACAAAGTCTACACAATCAATCTTCATCGTGTTCTAGTAGTACCCTATCCTTAAGATCTTATTGGCTAACATTCTCCCATTCATATGAAGACCACAAATCCCTTGATGAATTTCTTCCATAACTTTCTCAGCTTCTTCTCTCTTTAGACAATAAAGGTATATACCATCATAGGATCTCCTATAGAGTTATCCTCTGCATAAGATGTATTGCATTACTGTCATCCTAATTGAACGACTCTCTCTCTTGTTGGCACCATCCGGATATACCCCCAATTCCAAAAATTTCATGATGTCATAATACTAAGGAACTCCTTCCTCCTTTATAACCAAGATTGAAGCTTCGACCTTCTATTTGTGTACCATCCCATAACTTTATTCAATCGTTAAGGGTCGTTTCCATACTCTTTCGAGTATTTCAACCATGGAAGCTAAAGTAGCTAAGGCGTCTACAAACTGATTCTGAGCACTAGGGATGACTGTGTATTCAATCTTGTCAAAAGTTTTGGCGAAATCCTCTAGATACTGCTGATAAGGTTTTAAGTGCTCCTCCTTCACTTTCCACAACCTTTGTGCTTGAGTTATAACCAAAGTCGAATCTCCCAAGACCTTGGCCTCTTTCACCCCTAATTCTTGAAGAGCTTTCATTCTGGTGATATAAGCCTCATATTCTGCCATGTTACTGGTTCCCTCAAAGTTCAACTTAACTGCTAAAGTTATGTGAGATCCTTTGGGAGTGATCAAGAGTACTCCTATCCCATTTCCATATTGGTTCATGgctccatcaaaatacatcttccattCCCCTAGCTCAATATCCAAAATATCCTTATCCAGAAAGTCTGCTCTACCATCCTCTCCTTCCACAGGGTTCTCAGCACAAAAATTTGATGCAATACTCCCTTTGATAGTTTCCTTGCTACATACTTTAGATTGAATTCGGCTAATAGGATTAATCATCTCGACAGTCTTCCACTCaaagttttttttctcaaaCAAGTACTTTTATGGATCCATCCGAGCTACTACCCATATCTAGAAAGGTAGGATGATATGACTTAACTTCTGTATGGCCCACACAAGAGCAAAGCATGATTTTTCTATGGGTGTCGTTTCCCATGCATCGGGGGTACCAAGATAGGTGGATGGAGAAGATACACCTAAATGAGCTTAAAAGCTTTCTGACATTCATCATTCCACTCGTGGGGTACATTCTTCCTTAGGAGCttaaagatgatgatgaggataatTTCGTAATTAACTCCTGGCAAAAAAAAAGCGACGGGAACCTCAAGTCCGTCAATTTTGCTCAAGCCACCTTCCTACAATGACCGCAGCATCGCTTCACGGCTGACGACCTTGGGCTGAAGAGAGTAAGCTGACGATGTCATACTGAAGGTCGTAAGCTAACAACCTTGCTCGGATTGTACTGTAAGCTGACAACTTGATATATTGAAGGGATCAAAAGCTAAGAAAGGTAAGCGGACCTCCGTCCATTACCTTGGTTGATCCCCACGCATACGTGTATAAGGAGAATTCTTGCATTACACGCACAACCCTAATCAAagagactcctataaggaaaaggaCTCTAAGGGATACGCAAAATCCAcgagttactctcctagaaggaaagtacttcttggCCAAGGCACAAATTTCGgtcctacactactataaataccctaagaccctcacaaagcaaggtaTGCATAATTCACCTCATCTCTAGCACTTTAGAGTTGCGAATAAGagattttctctaacttgactgtcggagggtatttggccgatACCACACCGGTAGCCTTCCtaaggtcttcagcttttgtgttgtgcaggttcttCATCGGGGACATGTGAGGACCGTGTGGCTCACggacgattttcggcatcatcagttggtgccATCTGTGGGGATTAGCGACTTATAAAGTCGTGCTATCACTTCccagacaaagagttgcatggtactcactcgctCGATGGCGACCACTAACAACGTTCAAAGAGACAAACCACACACAACGGCACtcgagaggcaagtccaaactcTGGACGCCGCTGTGGAATGCCTCACCAAATAGAACCAAGACTTGGAAGAACAATTGCCTCAGAGGAACGCGGGCGCTAACACCCaagaagaagatcaagaaggaACCAGCGTAGAAAAAAGGAACCTAGAAGGGCCGAAAGGCAGCCACGCCCTAAGTAGGCCGGAGCGGCAACACACGAACCGACCGTCTATCATTGATACTGTTCCACCTTACATAGTCGctgagatgcagatgatgaaggaaaaaATAGACTGCATGATGAACGCCTTCAAGGGACGGGTGTCCAACGACCTTGATGATCTAGTCCAGCGAACCAACTCACCCTTCACAGCGTCCGTTAGTTCTTTCCCCCTTCCACCAAAATTTTGCATGCCGCAGGTAGAACGCTACGATGGGTCTAAGGACCCCTTagatcacttggagtctttcaagaccctaatgcaccttcaaggggtgcCGGACGCAATCATGTGCAGAGCCTTCCCCACCACGCTGAAAGGACCCACGAGGATCTGGTTTAGTAAATCGATGCCCAACTCCATTGGTACATTCAAAGTGTTGAGCGCCCAATTCGCCTCACACTTCATTGGAGGCCACAGGTACAAGAAGTCCACCGCATGCCTGATGAACATTAAGCAACGGGAAGACGAGACGCTGAGGTCTTACATAGCTCATTTCAACAAGGAGGCCCTCTCGATTAATGAAGCGAACGATAGTATACTCGTAACAGCGTTCACCAACGGGctgcggaagggtaagttcctattaTCCTTGTATAAGAACGACCCAAAGACCATGTCAGATGTGCTCTACCGAGCgaccaagtacatgaacgcagaaGATGCACTATCGGCTATAGAAGAGAAGcctaaaaaaagggaaagacaggaagacgCACGATCGGATAGGGGCGAAAGAAGGCTAGGACTAAAGAACGACGGGATGATCGACACCCTAGACCACCCGTAGGGAGATTCACAAGCTTCCCTGACCGCTCCTATCGACCAGGTACTAATGTAGATTAAAGATGAAGGAGCCTTGACATTTCTCGGCAAGTTTAAGGGGGATCCTAACAAGAGGTCAAGGGACAAATATTGCCGCTTTCATCGGGATCATGGTCATGACACAGCTGACTATTACAACCTGAAGCAACAAATAGAAGCTCCCATTAGACAAGGAAGGCTGCAGAGGTTCGTTAGCAAGGAGAGAATGGACCTGCCACAAGATCAAGCTCCCCGACGAGAGAACGAGCGCCCCAGACAGCCCCTAAGAgatataaggatgattgtaggaggcaccaCGGCTGCTGGGTCATCGAAAAAAGCCCGGAAGACATACCTCAGGATGGTTCAGAACATACAGCTGACAGGTTCTGTACCCAAAATGTCGCGGATTAACAATCCCTTCATTAGATTCTTAGAAGAAGATGCACGAcgtcttcaccacccccatgatgACGCGCTCGTCGTTACCATATAGGTAGGAGACTACAAAATGCACCGGGTCCTTGTCGACAACTGCAGCTTGGCgaacatcctctactaccctgCTTTCCAACAGATGGGGATTGATAGGGAGTGACTAGTTTCGACTAACGCCTCACTTGTCGGCTTTGGAGGAACGAGGGTATTTCCCCTCAGCGTAGTCACTTTGGCCGTAATTGTTGGAGACTACCCGCAGCAGATCACCAAGAACATAGCATTCCTCGTGGTTGATTGCTCGTCAGCATACAATGCCATCATTAGACGTCCCACCCTTAACTCGTGGAAGGCTGTAACCTTaacctaccatttgatgataaaattccctactgattATGGAGTATGAGAATTTAGAGGAGATCAGGTGGCCGCACGCGAGTGTTACGTAGCtgtgatggagatggatgaccaccACCAGACCATGAGCATAGAAGAACGTCGGGCGGCGATGGAGCCCGTTGAGaaacttgaagacatatctctcGACGACTCCCAACCAGAACGAACAACCAAGATCGGCACCCTTGCAGACCCGACGATGCGTCAAGAACTCACGACCTTCCTAAAAGAAAATCGGGACTTGTTCActtggagccacgaagacatgccaggaattGGCCCGTCGGTaatggtgcacaggttgaatgtGTCGCCATCCTTTCCGTCCGTCTgccaaaagaaaagagtttttgcCCAAGAGAGAGATCGGGCGGTGGCAGAAGAAGCTCGCAAGCTCCAAGAGGCGGGATTCATTAGGGAAgtttactaccctgattggttggcgaacgtcgtGATGGTCAAAAAGAGCAACGaaaaatggaggatgtgtgttgacttcacggacctaaacaaagcatgccccaaagatagctaccccctcctaCGGGTCGACATCCTGGTGGACACTATGGCTCAACATTAACTGCTAAGCTTTATGGACGCTTCTCCGGATACAACCAGATCCAAATGGACGAagctgatcaggagaagacttagttcgtaacaagccaaggcctcTTTTGTTACAAAGTTATGCCCTTCGGCCTGAAAAACGCTGGTGCAACATATCAAAGGCTCATGAACAGgatgtttgaaaaaaaatttgggagaaATGTCCAAGTATATGTCGATGACATGCTAGTGAAAAGCAGAAGGGAAAAGGATCACTTTTAGGATCTCAAGGAAACCTTCGATgctcttcgctcctacaacatgaaactTAACCCAAGAAAGTATGCCTTCGGAGTGACGGCGGGAAAGTTTTTAGGATACATGGTTTCCTAAAGAGGTATCGAGGCTCACCACTAATAGACGTACAGGAGATAGGATCTGAAGGCAATTGGACATCCACTTTAGCTTCTTACCTGAGAGACGGCACCCTACCTGAAGGGAAGGAAGCcgcaaggaagttgaaggtccAAGCGTTGCGATTCATCTTGATAAGGGACGTCTTGTACAAAAGGGGTTTCACCAGACCATACTTGAGATGCCTAGAACCCGAAGAAGCAGAgtatgtcatgagagaagtgCATGAAGGGATTTACAGCATTCATTCAGGATCGAGGTCGCTGGTACATAAATTAATCCGGGCTGGACATTACTGGCCGACCATGCAGAAGGACGCTCAAACGTATGTCAAAGCTTGCAACAAGTGCCAAAGGTTCAGCAGCATTATCAGGAAACCAACGGAAGAGCTGACCCCGGTAAccgccccatggccattcgcccaatAGGGACTagacatcatgggcccattcCCAATGGCAGCgaggcagctgaagttcctaatagtcgacatcgactacttcaccaaatgggtagaagctgaagCCCTGGCCACAATCACCGAAAAGAATGTACGGAGCTTTGTTTGGAGGAACATCATTTGTAGGTACGGGATTCCAAGGGTCTTGATCTCAAACAATGGTAAGCAGTTTGACAATGACTCCTTCCGAGACTTCTGCTCTCAGTTATGAATCAAAAACCACTACTCTTCCCCTGCCCATCCCCAAGCCAATGGACAAGTTAAGGTCACGAATCGATCCTTGCTTTGGATAATCAAGACTCGGCTCaagggggcaaagggtatatggccAGAAGAGCTACCCAGCATACTATGGGCATACCAGACGACAATAAGGACTCCTACGGGAGAAACTCTGTTCCAGCTGACATACGAAAGCGAAGCGGTCATCCCAGCCGAGATTGGACTCACGAGCTACGGGGTGGACAATCACAACGAGGGAAGAAATGACGAAGCCATACGTCTACAGCTCGACCTAGCTGACGAGGTCAGGGCGACGGCGGAACAAAGACTCGCACGATACCAAGACCTCATGGCCAAACATTACAGCTTTCGAGTCAAGCACTAGGACTTCGAAGTTGGAGACCTCATCTTGAGGAAAGTGATGGGCACCACCAGAGATCCCGCGCAAGGAAAGCTTGGtccaaactgggaaggaccctacaaaaTAACATCATGGCTAAGGAAAGGCACCTACCATTTAGAGACACTCGACGGGCAGAAGCTACAccacccatggaacgccgagcatctcaggaaatactaccagtagaagacAGCATGAAAAACACTACTCCTCATTTCTAGTTTATctagtttatttcttttaatcagttgtcttagtttatttttgccTACGATACattttaagcccaaagggctgAGGTTTATTCTTTTTGGAACGATTTTCTAcgtatgcattcatcataataagatgATTTTATTCAGAAATGACTAATATGTTAGCTAGTCTTCAAGGAGGCAGCATCCTtaagcccacaaagtggacgattctactactaagtccacaaagtggacgaccttaccattaagtccacaaagtggacgaccttaccattaagtccacaaagtggacaatctTATcattaagtccacatagtgaACGACCAcgaagtggacgaccttatccttaagcccacaaagtggacgagtctactgctaagtccacaaagtggacgaccttaccattaagtc
This region includes:
- the LOC142605753 gene encoding uncharacterized protein LOC142605753: MQMMKEKIDCMMNAFKGRVSNDLDDLVQRTNSPFTASVSSFPLPPKFCMPQVERYDGSKDPLDHLESFKTLMHLQGVPDAIMCRAFPTTLKGPTRIWFSKSMPNSIGTFKVLSAQFASHFIGGHRYKKSTACLMNIKQREDETLRSYIAHFNKEALSINEANDSILVTAFTNGLRKGKFLLSLYKNDPKTMSDVLYRATKYMNAEDALSIKDEGALTFLGKFKGDPNKRSRDKYCRFHRDHGHDTADYYNLKQQIEAPIRQGRLQRFVSKERMDLPQDQAPRRENERPRQPLRDIRMIVGGTTAAGSSKKARKTYLRMVQNIQLTGSVPKMSRINNPFIRFLEEDARRLHHPHDDALVVTI